In Haliaeetus albicilla chromosome 3, bHalAlb1.1, whole genome shotgun sequence, the following are encoded in one genomic region:
- the LOC104323687 gene encoding RING finger protein 151 → MGYDIERFVGYVNEGLLCSICRDVLEDPLQAPCEHAFCTACIHGWLVHHSNCPEDRQMIDVSLLRPLYRYMKNDLNRLQLHCKNREYGCEMVCSLESIDRHERECEYSQIPCSNAGCTVQIERRNLDGHLAVCEYRSRECPNGCGYTILSAEDTQHNCVAELRTELELLRSEMICRVEEAKREMESRLDSQRRHMVQKESILQNEIEELKSQMSRMMSDVRSLMAAERQHRQELEQAELEKRELMELLRGLQKDCRLTTTEGSRKSTSFRPLTRLESVKRKPREVTVI, encoded by the exons ATGGGTTATGATATTGAGCGTTTCGTTGGCTATGTTAATGAAGGGCTATTATGCTCCATCTGCCGTGATGTGTTAGAAGACCCGTTACAGGCTCCTTGTGAACACGCTTTCTGTACTGCTTGTATACATGGGTGGCTTGTTCATCACAGTAACTGCCCTGAAGACAGACAAATGATTGATGTATCTTTGCTGCGGCCTCTCTACAG ATATATGAAAAATGATTTAAACCGTCTTCAGCTACATTGCAAAAACAGAGAATATGGCTGTGAAATGGTTTGTTCTCTGGAGTCTATAGACAGGCATGAAAGGGAGTGTGAATACAGTCAGATACCTTGCTCCAATGCCG GTTGTACAGTTCAGATTGAACGACGTAACTTGGATGGTCACCTGGCAGTGTGTGAATATCGGAGCCGTGAATGCCCCAATGGTTGTGGCTACACCATTCTCAGCGCGGAAGACACGCAGCATAATTGTGTAGCAGAGCTAAGAACTGAGCTAGAACTACTGCG GTCAGAAATGATCTGCAGAGTGGAGGAGGCAAAACGTGAGATGGAGTCAAGGTTAGATTCACAGAGAAGGCATATGGTCCAAAAAGAGAGtattctgcaaaatgaaattgaaGAACTAAAG aGTCAGATGTCACGAATGATGTCAGATGTACGTTCTCTGATggctgcagagaggcagcaccgtcaggagctggagcaggcagagctggaaaaacGGGAATTAATGGAGCTGCTGAGGGGGCTGCAGAAGGACTGTCGATTAACTACTACAGAAGGAAGCAGGAAGTCAACAAGTTTCCGCCCTCTGACACGACTAGAGAGTGTAAAACGAAAACCTAGGGAAGTTACAGTTATCTGA